In a genomic window of Candidatus Bathyarchaeum sp.:
- a CDS encoding GNAT family N-acetyltransferase: MAVELKFGVPENQKVQLASIAYDAFESKFNKFYGNKNKVIDFMSKNLRNDRTIRAQKNGKTVGFAGLEYKNKGFIDPDFTKTFHVFGVLSPVAFFITKLFVLANQTKPKELHLESIAVSKNERGKGIGSKLLQFVLNYARSKGFSRIVLEVVDHNRRAKKLYESFGFEQVSVNKIPYPMSFLVGFGSIIQMDCKL; encoded by the coding sequence ATGGCTGTTGAACTAAAATTTGGCGTGCCTGAAAATCAAAAAGTCCAACTAGCCAGCATAGCCTATGACGCTTTTGAGTCCAAGTTCAACAAGTTTTATGGAAACAAAAACAAGGTCATAGATTTTATGTCAAAAAACCTGCGCAACGACCGAACAATACGTGCCCAAAAAAATGGGAAAACAGTAGGCTTTGCGGGTCTGGAATACAAAAATAAAGGCTTCATTGATCCTGACTTTACAAAAACATTTCATGTATTTGGGGTATTAAGCCCTGTAGCTTTTTTTATTACCAAGTTGTTTGTTCTTGCCAATCAAACCAAACCCAAAGAGCTCCACTTAGAAAGCATAGCAGTATCCAAAAATGAACGGGGTAAAGGTATTGGCAGTAAACTGCTACAGTTTGTTTTAAACTATGCACGCTCAAAGGGTTTCTCACGTATCGTTCTTGAAGTAGTAGACCACAACCGACGAGCCAAAAAACTTTATGAAAGCTTTGGCTTTGAACAAGTTTCGGTCAACAAAATTCCATATCCCATGAGTTTTTTGGTAGGCTTTGGAAGCATCATCCAAATGGACTGCAAATTGTAA
- a CDS encoding ABC transporter ATP-binding protein, with product MSKETVIQVDSLVKKYKDVTAVKGVNFTVNRGEVFSFVGPNGAGKTTTVEILVCLRSLTAGKATVLGNDISTRKGQQQIRKRVGVLPQDFSTFDLLTVKENINYYKKMYDGGRDVDELIKLVNLEHKSKALYKNLSGGLKKRVAIAITLVNDPDLIFLDEPTTGLDPKARRDLWNLIEGLRDEGKTIFLTTHYMDEAEVLSDRVVIISYGKIIADGTPSELILKYGGKTTLIVEEGGQEAYNVLKEKFPKAHVDNGDVLVPLNSKSDLPNAVMILNDTKTKFAELIVRRPNLEDVFLNLTGKKMVDGELN from the coding sequence ATGAGTAAAGAAACCGTAATACAAGTTGATTCTTTAGTAAAAAAATACAAGGACGTAACTGCTGTTAAGGGAGTGAACTTCACAGTTAACCGTGGGGAAGTTTTCTCTTTTGTTGGACCTAATGGTGCCGGCAAAACAACAACTGTTGAAATTCTTGTCTGCTTACGAAGTTTAACTGCAGGCAAAGCAACCGTTTTAGGAAACGACATTTCTACCCGAAAAGGGCAACAACAAATACGAAAACGCGTAGGTGTTCTCCCCCAAGATTTTAGCACCTTCGATTTGTTAACAGTCAAAGAAAACATAAACTACTACAAGAAAATGTATGATGGTGGACGGGACGTTGACGAACTGATAAAGTTGGTCAATTTAGAACACAAATCAAAAGCATTATACAAAAACCTGTCCGGTGGATTAAAAAAACGAGTTGCCATCGCCATAACATTGGTCAACGACCCTGACCTTATCTTTCTTGATGAACCCACCACTGGTTTAGACCCCAAAGCCCGACGGGACCTATGGAACCTCATCGAAGGACTGCGGGACGAGGGAAAAACAATCTTTCTAACAACCCATTACATGGACGAAGCAGAAGTCCTCTCAGACAGAGTTGTAATCATCAGTTATGGAAAAATAATAGCAGATGGCACGCCCAGTGAACTTATCCTAAAATATGGCGGAAAAACCACCTTAATCGTTGAAGAAGGCGGACAAGAAGCCTACAATGTGCTTAAAGAAAAGTTTCCCAAAGCACATGTGGATAATGGGGATGTTTTAGTTCCCCTGAACAGCAAGTCTGACCTGCCGAACGCTGTAATGATTTTGAACGACACCAAAACCAAGTTTGCGGAACTGATTGTTCGCAGACCAAACTTGGAGGATGTTTTCCTCAATCTTACGGGCAAAAAAATGGTGGATGGTGAACTAAATTGA
- a CDS encoding ABC transporter permease gives MKRIAAIINGALRTWFRSKSTLFWTLAFPILLMLLFGAIFSVSEDPRFDFYVQNKDIIDGQPSMFSETFVTMLNETGVLNLKLVDPAENTEDYIEEQGVEQILIIPEGFHQSCLAQNASITLKTVPAEVDTTAATVSGVVQQITEYFNTVATGQNPPQVVTIQTEDLISTNFSYIDYFVPGLIGMSIMTTGVFGAVGWNTRNKELGILKKLATTPLSKFEYIIGVVLFELVMCSISTIAIIAVGILVFDVTVIPSIYSILLIIAGAITFPGMGMVIARFVKETDSADAAANAITFPMMFLSGTFFPLEMMPEFLREIAKVLPLTYLSDGLRDSMVYGNAQSALYNTAIVMVVGIIFIVVGSLITSWRED, from the coding sequence TTGAAGCGAATTGCAGCAATAATTAACGGTGCCCTTCGCACATGGTTTAGAAGCAAAAGCACCCTGTTTTGGACTTTGGCTTTTCCAATTCTTCTGATGTTGTTGTTTGGGGCAATTTTTAGCGTCAGCGAAGACCCAAGGTTTGACTTTTACGTCCAAAACAAAGACATTATCGACGGACAACCCTCCATGTTTTCTGAAACCTTTGTTACAATGTTAAATGAAACTGGAGTTTTGAACCTTAAACTGGTTGACCCTGCAGAAAACACGGAAGATTACATCGAAGAACAAGGCGTCGAGCAGATACTAATAATTCCAGAAGGCTTCCACCAGTCGTGCCTTGCTCAGAACGCCAGCATCACACTAAAAACTGTTCCAGCAGAAGTAGACACAACCGCAGCAACAGTCTCAGGTGTAGTGCAACAGATCACAGAATACTTCAACACCGTAGCAACCGGACAAAACCCACCTCAAGTAGTAACAATTCAAACGGAGGATCTAATCTCTACGAACTTCAGTTACATAGACTACTTTGTTCCCGGACTAATCGGAATGTCCATAATGACCACAGGAGTATTCGGAGCCGTAGGATGGAACACCCGAAACAAAGAACTCGGAATCCTCAAGAAACTAGCCACAACACCCCTTTCAAAGTTTGAATACATAATCGGAGTGGTTTTGTTTGAACTGGTGATGTGTTCGATATCAACCATAGCCATCATCGCTGTAGGAATTCTAGTTTTTGATGTCACCGTAATCCCCAGCATTTACTCCATACTGCTGATTATCGCAGGCGCAATCACCTTCCCCGGAATGGGCATGGTCATCGCAAGATTCGTAAAAGAAACAGACTCCGCCGACGCTGCAGCAAACGCAATAACATTCCCCATGATGTTCCTATCCGGCACCTTCTTCCCCTTAGAAATGATGCCAGAATTTCTCCGAGAAATCGCAAAAGTCTTGCCCCTAACATACCTAAGCGACGGACTACGAGACTCCATGGTTTACGGAAACGCCCAAAGCGCCCTATACAACACGGCAATCGTGATGGTCGTCGGCATAATCTTCATAGTCGTAGGCTCCCTGATAACAAGCTGGCGCGAAGACTAA